In Erythrolamprus reginae isolate rEryReg1 chromosome 10, rEryReg1.hap1, whole genome shotgun sequence, one DNA window encodes the following:
- the FSD2 gene encoding fibronectin type III and SPRY domain-containing protein 2 isoform X1 — protein sequence MDSPLKKNEPDSPRFYHLELYDSLEDLFPEEPFRRRDLSPHEKRAAQDADKQPQLAYRDQQHKDHAREYNEKSDNGVLEDKEASRESYQEKELYCITCCVPVTPFDSKNNDHREHEVMSLAAVVEIAKDALQKNIGRLEDQIAHLESFASHLEEIFITVEENFTRQQQNFEKRYDDIIQILEQRYEENMQALGEEKKEKLEALYKELVNCGENLDTCKDLMETIENLDQGEKKIEALKTAVATIHRVHTFLKKDVSVDLSTPAEFENQVIHFSDIQELMESISSFPMVTPPCAPVMNAQDPNSATGTSVKVCWSFFSEDIVESYQLYYKRVSNDSSSQEEEGKARSEFKINVKETYCTVAQLVPNTQYEFWVKAVNRAGVSSESERAVYMTAPLPPVIKAKAIQSCEYSALVRWECGNINPVESYTVELSKVDAGDGGEILTESVVGIPNCEALIQLEPKQSYLLFVKALNIGGSSERSEPASILSTGTVFTLNEKTAHPLLSILEDGLTLVCPKAKSAQSDLTFSEDGFTRSIAILGYPIPFRGIHYWEVDVDENTEYCIGVAFENVPRDDHLGENHSSWCMKHTTTSSRHLYEFLNDGMTPDIKITVPPQRVGLLLDYDEGTLSFFNADLAQHLHTFQSNFREFVCPCFAVEDVGVLRIRNGITGPPQVAV from the exons ATGGACTCTCCATTGAAAAAAAATGAGCCCGACAGTCCCAGATTTTATCATTTGGAACTTTATGACTCCCTGGAAGATTTATTCCCCGAGGAACCATTCCGAAGGCGAGATCTGTCTCCGCATGAAAAGAGGGCAGCACAAGATGCAGACAAGCAACCTCAGTTGGCATACCGGGACCAACAACATAAAGACCACGCAAGAGAATATAATGAGAAGAGCGACAATGGCGTTCTTGAGGATAAGGAGGCAAGCAGAGAGTCCTACCAAGAGAAAGAACTATATTGCATTACTTGCTGCGTTCCGGTGACACCCTTCGATAGCAAGAATAATGACCATCGAGAGCATGAAGTCATGTCTCTTGCGGCGGTGGTGGAAATTGCAAAG GATGCGCTGCAGAAAAATATTGGCCGGTTAGAAGACCAAATCGCTCACCTGGAGAGTTTTGCCAGCCACTTGGAGGAAATTTTTATTACTGTAGAG GAGAATTTTACCAGGCAGCAGCAAAACTTTGAGAAGCGATACGATGACATAATACAGATCCTTGAGCAGCGATACGAAGAAAATATGCAGGCTttgggagaggagaagaaagaaaaattggaAGCTTTGTACAAAGAACTGGTCAACTGTGGAGAGAACCTGGATACTTGCAAAGATCTGATGGAGACCATCGAAAATCTTGACCAgggtgaaaaaaaaatagaagcccTCAAG ACTGCGGTTGCAACAATTCACAG AGTACATACCTTCTTGAAAAAGGATGTGAGTGTAGACCTGTCGACTCCAGCAGAATTTGAAAACCAAGTTATTCATTTCTCAGACATTCAGGAACTAATGGAATCTATTAGCTCTTTCCCAA TGGTTACACCTCCTTGTGCGCCAGTGATGAACGCTCAAGATCCCAACTCAGCTACGGGGACATCTGTGAAAGTTTGCTGGAGTTTTTTCTCGGAAGATATTGTGGAAAGCTACCAACTCTATTACAAGCGAGTGAGCAATGATAGCTCAAGCCAGGAGGAAGAAGGTAAAGCCAGATCAG AGTTTAAGATAAATGTGAAAGAAACCTACTGCACAGTTGCTCAACTGGTGCCCAACACACAATACGAATTTTGGGTAAAGGCAGTTAACCGAGCTGGGGTCAGCTCAGAGAGCGAAAGAGCCGTGTATATGACAG CTCCTTTGCCGCCTGTTATCAAAGCGAAGGCAATTCAGAGCTGCGAATACTCTGCACTGGTGCGATGGGAATGTGGAAATATTAATCCCGTGGAATCCTACACTGTTGAATTATCTAAGGTGGATGCAGGAGATGGAGGCGAAATTCTCACTGA ATCTGTGGTTGGAATTCCAAACTGCGAGGCACTGATTCAGCTCGAGCCAAAACAAAGTTATCTTCTGTTTGTGAAGGCCCTCAACATAGGAGGATCGAGCGAGAGGAGTGAGCCAGCTTCTATCCTTAGCACAG GAACTGTATTTACCCTCAACGAAAAGACAGCCCATCCTTTGCTGTCCATCCTGGAAGATGGGTTGACATTGGTCTGCCCCAAAGCCAAGAGTGCCCAAAGTGACCTAACCTTTAGTGAAGACGGTTTTACAAG ATCCATTGCTATACTGGGATACCCCATCCCATTTCGAGGAATACATTACTGGGAGGTCGATGTTGATGAGAATACTGAATATTGCATTGGGGTGGCTTTTGAAAATGTCCCAAGAGATGATCACTTGGGCGAAAACCACTCCTCCTGGTGTATGAAGCACACCACTACTTCCTCCAG GCACCTCTATGAATTTCTCAACGATGGGATGACACCGGACATCAAGATCACAGTTCCTCCCCAGAGGGTCGGCCTTTTGCTCGACTACGATGAGGGGACGCTCTCATTTTTTAACGCTGATCTCGCGCAACACTTGCACACCTTCCAAAGCAACTTTCGAGAATTTGTGTGTCCCTGTTTTGCGGTGGAAGACGTCGGTGTGCTCAGGATTCGAAACGGCATCACAGGACCTCCACAAGTTGCCGTGtga
- the FSD2 gene encoding fibronectin type III and SPRY domain-containing protein 2 isoform X3: MDSPLKKNEPDSPRFYHLELYDSLEDLFPEEPFRRRDLSPHEKRAAQDADKQPQLAYRDQQHKDHAREYNEKSDNGVLEDKEASRESYQEKELYCITCCVPVTPFDSKNNDHREHEVMSLAAVVEIAKDALQKNIGRLEDQIAHLESFASHLEEIFITVEENFTRQQQNFEKRYDDIIQILEQRYEENMQALGEEKKEKLEALYKELVNCGENLDTCKDLMETIENLDQGEKKIEALKTAVATIHRVHTFLKKDVSVDLSTPAEFENQVIHFSDIQELMESISSFPMVTPPCAPVMNAQDPNSATGTSVKVCWSFFSEDIVESYQLYYKRVSNDSSSQEEEGKARSEFKINVKETYCTVAQLVPNTQYEFWVKAVNRAGVSSESERAVYMTAPLPPVIKAKAIQSCEYSALVRWECGNINPVESYTVELSKVDAGDGGEILTESVVGIPNCEALIQLEPKQSYLLFVKALNIGGSSERSEPASILSTDPLLYWDTPSHFEEYITGRSMLMRILNIALGWLLKMSQEMITWAKTTPPGV; this comes from the exons ATGGACTCTCCATTGAAAAAAAATGAGCCCGACAGTCCCAGATTTTATCATTTGGAACTTTATGACTCCCTGGAAGATTTATTCCCCGAGGAACCATTCCGAAGGCGAGATCTGTCTCCGCATGAAAAGAGGGCAGCACAAGATGCAGACAAGCAACCTCAGTTGGCATACCGGGACCAACAACATAAAGACCACGCAAGAGAATATAATGAGAAGAGCGACAATGGCGTTCTTGAGGATAAGGAGGCAAGCAGAGAGTCCTACCAAGAGAAAGAACTATATTGCATTACTTGCTGCGTTCCGGTGACACCCTTCGATAGCAAGAATAATGACCATCGAGAGCATGAAGTCATGTCTCTTGCGGCGGTGGTGGAAATTGCAAAG GATGCGCTGCAGAAAAATATTGGCCGGTTAGAAGACCAAATCGCTCACCTGGAGAGTTTTGCCAGCCACTTGGAGGAAATTTTTATTACTGTAGAG GAGAATTTTACCAGGCAGCAGCAAAACTTTGAGAAGCGATACGATGACATAATACAGATCCTTGAGCAGCGATACGAAGAAAATATGCAGGCTttgggagaggagaagaaagaaaaattggaAGCTTTGTACAAAGAACTGGTCAACTGTGGAGAGAACCTGGATACTTGCAAAGATCTGATGGAGACCATCGAAAATCTTGACCAgggtgaaaaaaaaatagaagcccTCAAG ACTGCGGTTGCAACAATTCACAG AGTACATACCTTCTTGAAAAAGGATGTGAGTGTAGACCTGTCGACTCCAGCAGAATTTGAAAACCAAGTTATTCATTTCTCAGACATTCAGGAACTAATGGAATCTATTAGCTCTTTCCCAA TGGTTACACCTCCTTGTGCGCCAGTGATGAACGCTCAAGATCCCAACTCAGCTACGGGGACATCTGTGAAAGTTTGCTGGAGTTTTTTCTCGGAAGATATTGTGGAAAGCTACCAACTCTATTACAAGCGAGTGAGCAATGATAGCTCAAGCCAGGAGGAAGAAGGTAAAGCCAGATCAG AGTTTAAGATAAATGTGAAAGAAACCTACTGCACAGTTGCTCAACTGGTGCCCAACACACAATACGAATTTTGGGTAAAGGCAGTTAACCGAGCTGGGGTCAGCTCAGAGAGCGAAAGAGCCGTGTATATGACAG CTCCTTTGCCGCCTGTTATCAAAGCGAAGGCAATTCAGAGCTGCGAATACTCTGCACTGGTGCGATGGGAATGTGGAAATATTAATCCCGTGGAATCCTACACTGTTGAATTATCTAAGGTGGATGCAGGAGATGGAGGCGAAATTCTCACTGA ATCTGTGGTTGGAATTCCAAACTGCGAGGCACTGATTCAGCTCGAGCCAAAACAAAGTTATCTTCTGTTTGTGAAGGCCCTCAACATAGGAGGATCGAGCGAGAGGAGTGAGCCAGCTTCTATCCTTAGCACAG ATCCATTGCTATACTGGGATACCCCATCCCATTTCGAGGAATACATTACTGGGAGGTCGATGTTGATGAGAATACTGAATATTGCATTGGGGTGGCTTTTGAAAATGTCCCAAGAGATGATCACTTGGGCGAAAACCACTCCTCCTGGTGTATGA
- the FSD2 gene encoding fibronectin type III and SPRY domain-containing protein 2 isoform X2 codes for MDSPLKKNEPDSPRFYHLELYDSLEDLFPEEPFRRRDLSPHEKRAAQDADKQPQLAYRDQQHKDHAREYNEKSDNGVLEDKEASRESYQEKELYCITCCVPVTPFDSKNNDHREHEVMSLAAVVEIAKDALQKNIGRLEDQIAHLESFASHLEEIFITVEENFTRQQQNFEKRYDDIIQILEQRYEENMQALGEEKKEKLEALYKELVNCGENLDTCKDLMETIENLDQGEKKIEALKTAVATIHRVHTFLKKDVSVDLSTPAEFENQVIHFSDIQELMESISSFPMVTPPCAPVMNAQDPNSATGTSVKVCWSFFSEDIVESYQLYYKRVSNDSSSQEEEEFKINVKETYCTVAQLVPNTQYEFWVKAVNRAGVSSESERAVYMTAPLPPVIKAKAIQSCEYSALVRWECGNINPVESYTVELSKVDAGDGGEILTESVVGIPNCEALIQLEPKQSYLLFVKALNIGGSSERSEPASILSTGTVFTLNEKTAHPLLSILEDGLTLVCPKAKSAQSDLTFSEDGFTRSIAILGYPIPFRGIHYWEVDVDENTEYCIGVAFENVPRDDHLGENHSSWCMKHTTTSSRHLYEFLNDGMTPDIKITVPPQRVGLLLDYDEGTLSFFNADLAQHLHTFQSNFREFVCPCFAVEDVGVLRIRNGITGPPQVAV; via the exons ATGGACTCTCCATTGAAAAAAAATGAGCCCGACAGTCCCAGATTTTATCATTTGGAACTTTATGACTCCCTGGAAGATTTATTCCCCGAGGAACCATTCCGAAGGCGAGATCTGTCTCCGCATGAAAAGAGGGCAGCACAAGATGCAGACAAGCAACCTCAGTTGGCATACCGGGACCAACAACATAAAGACCACGCAAGAGAATATAATGAGAAGAGCGACAATGGCGTTCTTGAGGATAAGGAGGCAAGCAGAGAGTCCTACCAAGAGAAAGAACTATATTGCATTACTTGCTGCGTTCCGGTGACACCCTTCGATAGCAAGAATAATGACCATCGAGAGCATGAAGTCATGTCTCTTGCGGCGGTGGTGGAAATTGCAAAG GATGCGCTGCAGAAAAATATTGGCCGGTTAGAAGACCAAATCGCTCACCTGGAGAGTTTTGCCAGCCACTTGGAGGAAATTTTTATTACTGTAGAG GAGAATTTTACCAGGCAGCAGCAAAACTTTGAGAAGCGATACGATGACATAATACAGATCCTTGAGCAGCGATACGAAGAAAATATGCAGGCTttgggagaggagaagaaagaaaaattggaAGCTTTGTACAAAGAACTGGTCAACTGTGGAGAGAACCTGGATACTTGCAAAGATCTGATGGAGACCATCGAAAATCTTGACCAgggtgaaaaaaaaatagaagcccTCAAG ACTGCGGTTGCAACAATTCACAG AGTACATACCTTCTTGAAAAAGGATGTGAGTGTAGACCTGTCGACTCCAGCAGAATTTGAAAACCAAGTTATTCATTTCTCAGACATTCAGGAACTAATGGAATCTATTAGCTCTTTCCCAA TGGTTACACCTCCTTGTGCGCCAGTGATGAACGCTCAAGATCCCAACTCAGCTACGGGGACATCTGTGAAAGTTTGCTGGAGTTTTTTCTCGGAAGATATTGTGGAAAGCTACCAACTCTATTACAAGCGAGTGAGCAATGATAGCTCAAGCCAGGAGGAAGAAG AGTTTAAGATAAATGTGAAAGAAACCTACTGCACAGTTGCTCAACTGGTGCCCAACACACAATACGAATTTTGGGTAAAGGCAGTTAACCGAGCTGGGGTCAGCTCAGAGAGCGAAAGAGCCGTGTATATGACAG CTCCTTTGCCGCCTGTTATCAAAGCGAAGGCAATTCAGAGCTGCGAATACTCTGCACTGGTGCGATGGGAATGTGGAAATATTAATCCCGTGGAATCCTACACTGTTGAATTATCTAAGGTGGATGCAGGAGATGGAGGCGAAATTCTCACTGA ATCTGTGGTTGGAATTCCAAACTGCGAGGCACTGATTCAGCTCGAGCCAAAACAAAGTTATCTTCTGTTTGTGAAGGCCCTCAACATAGGAGGATCGAGCGAGAGGAGTGAGCCAGCTTCTATCCTTAGCACAG GAACTGTATTTACCCTCAACGAAAAGACAGCCCATCCTTTGCTGTCCATCCTGGAAGATGGGTTGACATTGGTCTGCCCCAAAGCCAAGAGTGCCCAAAGTGACCTAACCTTTAGTGAAGACGGTTTTACAAG ATCCATTGCTATACTGGGATACCCCATCCCATTTCGAGGAATACATTACTGGGAGGTCGATGTTGATGAGAATACTGAATATTGCATTGGGGTGGCTTTTGAAAATGTCCCAAGAGATGATCACTTGGGCGAAAACCACTCCTCCTGGTGTATGAAGCACACCACTACTTCCTCCAG GCACCTCTATGAATTTCTCAACGATGGGATGACACCGGACATCAAGATCACAGTTCCTCCCCAGAGGGTCGGCCTTTTGCTCGACTACGATGAGGGGACGCTCTCATTTTTTAACGCTGATCTCGCGCAACACTTGCACACCTTCCAAAGCAACTTTCGAGAATTTGTGTGTCCCTGTTTTGCGGTGGAAGACGTCGGTGTGCTCAGGATTCGAAACGGCATCACAGGACCTCCACAAGTTGCCGTGtga